CGACCTTTTACCTAATTCTCTTAACATCCACCCAACGGCTTTATGTATCAAGTCGTGTTCATCTTTAATAAGTATCTGAGATATTTTAATGGTTGGTTTAAAAATATCATTTCTAATGAATTCAAGGGTGGTTATTATTGAAATTCTTCTTTTCCAGAGATTATTTGATTTAGCCATAATCTCTAAGGACTTTTTATTTCGGCTAAGATAGAAATCACCTAATATTTTAGGAGCGGAAATATCAACTAAATCCCAATTATTAATCCAGTTAATATGTTTGATATAGAATTTAGCAATTTTTTCTTTATCTTTTTTGTATTTATTAACTAAAATAATAAGGCCCGTGAGCCTATGCTCATGGACCTCGCTTTTTATTAATTTAGATATTTCCCCCAACTCAAGCTGGTAATATTTTTTAGCAATAGATCTTTGAGTTGGAACTGATATTCCCCAAAGGACATCCCCTTCTGCATATTCCCCTAGACCTGTTTTGAAGAATCTTTGAAAATTTTTTGCTTTTGCAGAATCTTTTTTTTCATATAGTTCTTTTTGTAGATCTTTTGCCGTTTGCATTATCCAAGTAATTTAATGGTCACCCCTATTATTGCCATTATGATACCTATTATCCAAAATCTCATAGTAACCTTGTAGTGGGGCCATTGCATGGCTTCAAAATGATGATGTATTGGAGCAGCCAGAAAAACTTTCCGTTTGAATATTTTCTTTGATAATACTTGAATGATTACTGATCCTGATTCCATTACTAACAAGAACCCTATAATCGGAAGAACCAGAACTGAGTTAGTTAGGAATGCGATAACTGTAACGGCAGCGCAAAGACCAATAATTCCAGTTTCACCCATATAGAATCTGGCAGGTGGGATATTAAACCAAAGGAAGGCAAGTATTGTTCCCATTATTACAGCCGAGAAAGCCGCTAAATCGAATTGACTTTGAGATAATGCAATAACAGTAAATGCTCCGAAGATAGAAGCAAAGGCTCCACCAGCTAATCCATCTAATCCGTCTATTACTCCCCCACTATAAGTTGCCATCATTACAATAATGAAAAGTGGTATATACCATATTCCGATAAAAACTGATCCAAATCCCGGTACATAAATCATGGATTGTTCTAATTTAAAGTAAAACCAAAGACCACCTATTAATCCAATCAATCCCACTAATACTAATCGATACTTTAAGTTTAATCCTCCCCCGATGTATTTATTTAATTTCTTCCAAAGAGAATTAATTGTATTATTCTTAGGAGTTGGCATAACTTGAAATAAGTCATCAACCACTCCAATAATGGAAGCACCAACTAATGCAAAAAGGGGTAACCATGTTTGTTCACGACTAAGGAAGTTAAGCTTGTTTACCCACCAAATGTCAGTTACTTTGGATAAAAAGAAAAAAAAGAAAGCAAGAAAAAGTGTGGTAGTCCAAATGAGCAATCCTCCTAGGCGTGGAACATTTACTTCTTTTTCTGAATGGAATTTTCTAAATACCGGTATATCCTCTCCATCTAATCCCTTATCCCTCGCTCTTTTTTTCCAAAGCTTGTGCTTGTAAAGAAAATTACTTAGAGCTGGAGTTACTATAAATGCAACCAAGAATCCAAAGGATCCTAGCGTGAATACTTTTATAACATCAATTGTACTTATTTCCATAATTATATTTTTATCCAATGAAATGCTTCTTTGGCTGTTCTAAGAAGTGTTCTGGTTTCTCCAAACCTATCTTGAGATCCAAGAATAATACTTATTAAATATCCTTCACTTTTAGGATTTTTAGAAACCATAAAAAGACATCCTCTAGCTCTTGCGGTTTGCCCTGTTTTACCACCAATAATTCCGGGTTCATCAAGTAGTCCATTAGTATTACTCATAATGTACTTAAATGATCCTTCGTTTGTTTTAAGATTAAATTCTTTAATTGATAATATTTCCCAGATTTTAGGTTTTTTTAATAAATATTCAGCAAGAATTAGCAAATCATCGGGAGTGGAATATCCAGCAACATCTCGAGGGTTAGCGGGATCAAGACCACTTGGATTTATGAATCTTGTATTGTTCATTCCAAGGGTAACTGCTTTTTGATTCATTCTATTAACAAATAAGTTAGCGGATATTGGTTGATAGTATGGTGCAGTTGCTCTTTGAGCCAATGCATGAGCTGCAGTATTACTTGATTCAATCAATGAGGCGTAAAGAAGGTCTTTTACTTTATAGGTTTCCCCAGGATAAAGAACATTGGTTCGCATGTGATCTTTTAAAAAAGCTTCTTCGGTAATCGCTATTACTTCGTTTAGATTGTATTCCTCTAAGACTATAACTGCAGTCATTAATTTAGCAATACTTGCAATTGGTAATCTTTGAGTTCTGTTTTTATCGAAAAGAATCTTTGGCTTTCCTTCTGGCTCTATTGATGCTACTAAAAAACCACTTGCCCCGATGATTGGAGTTGGAACATCCCAATTTCTTAGTGGGAATTGAGAACGATAGAATTCAAGACGAGAGTCGTTAGCCAGAGCAAGGTTTAAATTAATGTCTTCTTTTCTATTTATTTCTTTAACAAGATGTGATGTTGTAATAATAAGGGTAATTATAAATACAATAGTAAGAATAATTCTTATTTTCTTTTCTTTTCTCTTGAATTTTGGTATTTTCAATTTTTTTATCATGATTCCTTTTCATTCTTTTTAATTTTAATATGTAGATCCTTGAGTTGACTTTCATCAATTTCAGATGGTGAATTCATCATCAAATCTCTTCCACTTCCATCTTTTGGAAAGGCATAGATGTCACGAATTGAATCAACATTTTGCAATATCATAAGAATCCTATCAATACCAAGAGCATTTCCGCCATGAGGAGGAGCGCCAAACTGAAAAGCTTTGAATAATGCACCAAATCGTTCCTCAATTGCCTTTTGAGTGTATCCTGCAATTTGAAACGCTTTGTTCATTATCTCTGGATCATGATTTCTAATGGCGCCACTTGCAACCTCAAAGCCATTCATTACTAAATCAAACTGATTAGCTAATATATCAAGAGGGTCTTTTTCTTTTAATGATTTTAACCCACCTTGTGGCATTGAGAAAGGGTTATGCTCAAAGTCTATTTTCCCGGGCTCTATTTCTGAATATGAATACATCGGAAAGTCTACAATCCAACACCAAGCGGCTTTTGAATCGTCTTTAAGGCCTAGTCTTTTCGCACAATCATTTCTAACAGCTCCCAAGCTTAAAGAAACCGTTTTCCAATCATCAGCTCCAAAAAAAATGATATCACCTTCTTTAGCCTCTACTTTGTTTACAATTTCTTTAGAAAGATCATCTTCTAAAAATTTACTTATCGGAGATTGTAGCCCTCCCCCTTCTTTGACGATAATATAGGCCATTCCCTTTGCTTCTTTGCTCTTGGCTACCTCAACGAGTTCATCAATTTCTTTTCTGCTAAACTTTCCTCCGTTCTCAACTTTTAAGGCATGAACAACACCGCCGTTTTTTATGGCATCTGAAAAAACTAAGAAACCGCAATCTTTTACAAGATGGGTAATTGGCTTTATCTCCATCTCAAAGCGTAAATCCGGCTTATCAGAACCATATCTTGTTAGAGCTTCCTTCCAAGGTAATTGTATAAATCTACCATTATCTTTAAGATTAACTATTTTTTTATCAGAGAATTTTTCTGTAAGCTGAACCATTAACGGTTCCATGGTCTTGAAAATATCTTCTTGTTCAATAAAACTCATTTCCATATCTAATTGATAAAATTCTCCGTAATGTCTATCCATCCTTGGATCTTCATCTCTAAAGCATGGAGCTATTTGAAAGTATCTATCCAATCCTCCAATCATAAGTAATTGCTTGAATTGTTGAGGTGCTTGTGGCAATGCATAAAACTTACCAGGATGAATTCTAGATGGTACCAAGAAATCCCTTGCTCCTTCCGGAGATGAATTTGCTAAAATCGGTGTTTGGACTTCTATAAAATTTAGATTATGGAAATAAGATCTTAAGTGTTGAATGTATTCATCTTTTGTTTTTAGCATCTTCTGAACTTCTGGATTTCTAAGATCAAAAAACCTGTATTGTAGTCTTAAGGTTTCATTGGCTAGCCCAGTCTTTTCTTCATCTAGTTCAAAGGGAGGAGTCAGGGATTTGTTTAAAATATCTATTTCATCAA
Above is a window of Candidatus Nealsonbacteria bacterium DNA encoding:
- a CDS encoding DNA alkylation repair protein, with the protein product MQTAKDLQKELYEKKDSAKAKNFQRFFKTGLGEYAEGDVLWGISVPTQRSIAKKYYQLELGEISKLIKSEVHEHRLTGLIILVNKYKKDKEKIAKFYIKHINWINNWDLVDISAPKILGDFYLSRNKKSLEIMAKSNNLWKRRISIITTLEFIRNDIFKPTIKISQILIKDEHDLIHKAVGWMLRELGKRSLSDLENFLNKNYRVMPRTMLRYSIEKFPEERRLYYLNRK
- a CDS encoding serine hydrolase; translated protein: MIKKLKIPKFKRKEKKIRIILTIVFIITLIITTSHLVKEINRKEDINLNLALANDSRLEFYRSQFPLRNWDVPTPIIGASGFLVASIEPEGKPKILFDKNRTQRLPIASIAKLMTAVIVLEEYNLNEVIAITEEAFLKDHMRTNVLYPGETYKVKDLLYASLIESSNTAAHALAQRATAPYYQPISANLFVNRMNQKAVTLGMNNTRFINPSGLDPANPRDVAGYSTPDDLLILAEYLLKKPKIWEILSIKEFNLKTNEGSFKYIMSNTNGLLDEPGIIGGKTGQTARARGCLFMVSKNPKSEGYLISIILGSQDRFGETRTLLRTAKEAFHWIKI
- the aspS gene encoding aspartate--tRNA ligase codes for the protein MIRTHTCGELNESNIKEKVVLAGWVHRRRDHGGITFIDLRDRYGVIQLKFDPNKNSGIVEEVGKLRSEWVIKITGNVVSRPENMVNSKIKTGKIEIEIDEIDILNKSLTPPFELDEEKTGLANETLRLQYRFFDLRNPEVQKMLKTKDEYIQHLRSYFHNLNFIEVQTPILANSSPEGARDFLVPSRIHPGKFYALPQAPQQFKQLLMIGGLDRYFQIAPCFRDEDPRMDRHYGEFYQLDMEMSFIEQEDIFKTMEPLMVQLTEKFSDKKIVNLKDNGRFIQLPWKEALTRYGSDKPDLRFEMEIKPITHLVKDCGFLVFSDAIKNGGVVHALKVENGGKFSRKEIDELVEVAKSKEAKGMAYIIVKEGGGLQSPISKFLEDDLSKEIVNKVEAKEGDIIFFGADDWKTVSLSLGAVRNDCAKRLGLKDDSKAAWCWIVDFPMYSYSEIEPGKIDFEHNPFSMPQGGLKSLKEKDPLDILANQFDLVMNGFEVASGAIRNHDPEIMNKAFQIAGYTQKAIEERFGALFKAFQFGAPPHGGNALGIDRILMILQNVDSIRDIYAFPKDGSGRDLMMNSPSEIDESQLKDLHIKIKKNEKES